A part of Sinorhizobium chiapasense genomic DNA contains:
- a CDS encoding glycine zipper 2TM domain-containing protein, producing the protein MTRRIILPLTLATVAAIAIGCATEQNQRGLSGALVGAGTGAVAGQLIGRNTTSTVAGAAGGALVGAAVGTATTPSYNRGNCRYRQPDGTIIIARCR; encoded by the coding sequence ATGACTCGACGCATAATACTCCCCCTCACACTTGCGACTGTCGCCGCCATTGCCATTGGCTGCGCCACCGAACAGAACCAACGCGGCTTGAGCGGAGCTCTGGTGGGCGCCGGAACAGGCGCGGTGGCGGGCCAGCTGATTGGGCGGAACACAACGAGCACGGTCGCGGGCGCGGCTGGCGGAGCTCTGGTGGGGGCCGCGGTCGGGACTGCAACAACCCCGTCTTACAATCGTGGCAACTGCAGATACAGACAACCGGACGGCACAATCATCATCGCGCGGTGCCGGTAA
- a CDS encoding GntR family transcriptional regulator, which produces MTDTDNNSLPERKRGSGVKMVYDLLRDEILDLVLPPGSPIDEVQLAERFKLSRTPIREALVRLAGEGLIDTLPNRSTMVSSIDFLNLHTFFEALVLMYRVTTRLAAQNHRPEDLPVIRGFHEDYAAAVQSRDALAMIATNAAFHAAIAEAGRNPYFTGLFRRLLDEGRRILRLYYQSYEEQFPQRFVDEHAEIIAAIEARDVEAADRLGKAHAEQIVEQVQKLFTRNNKLDIAL; this is translated from the coding sequence ATGACCGACACTGACAACAATTCCCTCCCAGAACGCAAGCGGGGCTCCGGCGTGAAGATGGTCTACGACCTTCTCCGCGACGAGATCCTTGATCTTGTCCTGCCGCCCGGCAGCCCGATCGACGAGGTGCAGCTGGCCGAGCGCTTCAAGCTCTCCCGCACGCCGATCCGTGAGGCACTGGTGCGGCTGGCAGGAGAGGGCCTGATCGACACCTTGCCGAATCGATCGACGATGGTGTCGAGCATCGATTTCCTCAACCTGCACACATTCTTCGAGGCGTTGGTGCTGATGTACCGGGTGACGACCCGGCTTGCGGCGCAGAACCACCGTCCGGAAGATTTGCCGGTCATTCGTGGCTTCCACGAAGATTATGCCGCGGCCGTCCAGTCGCGCGACGCGCTGGCCATGATCGCCACCAATGCAGCTTTTCACGCGGCAATCGCGGAAGCCGGCCGCAATCCCTATTTCACCGGCCTGTTCCGCCGGTTGCTCGATGAAGGGCGGCGGATCCTCCGCCTCTATTATCAATCCTACGAGGAACAGTTCCCGCAGCGCTTCGTCGACGAGCACGCGGAAATCATCGCGGCGATCGAAGCGCGCGACGTCGAGGCGGCGGATCGTCTCGGCAAGGCGCATGCAGAGCAGATCGTCGAGCAGGTGCAGAAACTGTTCACCCGAAACAACAAGCTCGACATCGCCCTCTAG
- a CDS encoding HdeD family acid-resistance protein, with protein sequence MASYDTMPSNGGGPSNAAGDPSGPPASVRVVLGGVMFLAGLVVLADVAFAPIVTPAFIGTAAILVGAFEIVHAFWARRWGGLSWQTLLGVLYIALGLLLTDIAGSNVMQFLASFVTRSARTHELFQTYAIGLLFLFSGIVRILLGVSHWREAGTMMLSGVFGAGAGLVILADFPKMALWVLALLLGIDFLVHGVAWLRFFPHPNKGRDKAVSPPV encoded by the coding sequence ATGGCATCTTACGACACCATGCCGAGCAATGGAGGTGGGCCGAGCAATGCAGCTGGCGACCCGAGCGGCCCCCCGGCTTCGGTTCGCGTGGTGCTGGGCGGTGTCATGTTTCTGGCGGGATTGGTCGTCCTGGCGGATGTGGCGTTTGCGCCGATCGTTACTCCGGCCTTCATCGGAACCGCTGCGATCCTGGTCGGCGCATTCGAAATCGTCCACGCCTTCTGGGCGAGACGATGGGGTGGCCTGTCATGGCAGACGCTGCTGGGGGTTCTCTATATCGCCCTCGGCTTGCTGCTCACCGACATCGCCGGATCGAACGTGATGCAGTTCCTGGCATCCTTCGTGACCCGGTCTGCGCGCACACATGAGCTGTTTCAAACCTACGCGATCGGCCTGCTGTTCCTCTTCTCGGGCATCGTCAGAATTCTGCTCGGCGTAAGTCACTGGCGTGAGGCAGGGACCATGATGCTGTCGGGAGTCTTCGGCGCCGGCGCGGGGTTGGTCATCCTGGCCGATTTCCCCAAGATGGCCCTTTGGGTCCTCGCGCTCTTGCTCGGGATCGATTTCCTGGTGCATGGCGTGGCGTGGCTGAGATTTTTCCCTCACCCGAACAAAGGCAGAGACAAGGCGGTATCACCGCCCGTATGA
- a CDS encoding dihydrodipicolinate synthase family protein, with product MKATIFSGVIPALMTPCKDDRTPDFDALVRKGKELIAEGMSAVVYCGSMGDWPLLTDAQRMEGVERLVKAGIPVIVGTGAVNTASAVAHTAHAQKVGAKGLMVIPRVLSRGSVIAAQKNHFKAILSAAPDLPAVIYNSPYYGFATRADLFFALRAEHPNLVGFKEFGGAADMRYAAENITSRDDGVSLMVGVDTAVFHGFVNCGATGAITGIGCVLPKEVIHMCNLSRAAAEGDVEARQRALELEQALAVLSSFDEGPDLVLYFKHMMVLNGDKEYTLHFNETDALSESQRGYVEAQFKLFKTWYAEWSKLPGAVQKYKA from the coding sequence ATGAAGGCAACGATTTTCTCCGGCGTCATCCCCGCGCTGATGACCCCCTGCAAGGACGACCGCACCCCCGATTTCGATGCCCTCGTGCGCAAGGGCAAGGAGCTGATCGCCGAGGGCATGTCCGCCGTCGTCTATTGCGGATCGATGGGTGACTGGCCGCTTCTGACCGACGCACAGCGCATGGAAGGCGTCGAGCGTCTGGTCAAGGCCGGCATCCCGGTCATCGTCGGCACCGGCGCCGTCAACACCGCTTCCGCCGTCGCCCATACGGCCCACGCCCAGAAGGTCGGTGCGAAGGGCCTGATGGTCATCCCGCGCGTGCTTTCGCGTGGCTCGGTCATCGCCGCCCAGAAGAACCACTTCAAGGCCATTCTTTCGGCCGCTCCGGATTTGCCGGCGGTTATCTACAACAGCCCCTATTATGGCTTCGCCACCCGCGCCGACCTGTTCTTCGCATTGCGCGCCGAGCATCCGAACCTCGTCGGTTTCAAGGAATTCGGCGGCGCCGCCGACATGCGCTATGCGGCCGAGAACATTACCAGCCGTGACGACGGCGTCTCGCTGATGGTCGGCGTCGATACCGCCGTGTTCCACGGCTTCGTCAACTGCGGCGCAACCGGCGCCATCACCGGCATCGGCTGCGTGCTGCCGAAGGAAGTCATCCATATGTGCAACCTGTCGCGGGCAGCCGCCGAGGGCGATGTCGAGGCACGCCAGCGCGCGCTGGAACTGGAGCAGGCGCTCGCCGTGCTTTCCTCCTTCGACGAGGGCCCGGATCTGGTTCTCTACTTCAAGCACATGATGGTGCTGAACGGCGACAAGGAATACACGCTGCACTTCAACGAAACCGATGCGCTGTCTGAAAGCCAGCGCGGGTATGTCGAGGCGCAGTTCAAGCTCTTCAAGACCTGGTATGCCGAGTGGAGCAAGCTTCCGGGCGCCGTACAGAAGTACAAAGCCTGA
- a CDS encoding Ldh family oxidoreductase: protein MSETTTLSISALHECVETIFRKAGLNSVQAGALARVIVAGERDACKSHGIYRIEGALRTVKAGKVKPEAVPELELREGSAIVKANARGGFANPAFELGLPALAARARALGLAALVINDCTHFSALWPEVEALTGEGLAGLVMCPSYSTVAPTGGNKPLIGTNPFAFGWPREGKPPYVFDFATSVAARGEIELHRRAGQPLPEGWAIDAEGRATTDPEAALAGAMLPFGGHKGSAIGTMIELLAGIMIGDLTSPEVLDYLGTTTLAPFHGELIIAFSPEAFAAGRPGNPFARAEVLFDAIVGQGARLPSQRRFVARARSEAEGVVLTQAEIDQLDRLLALGLDAVA, encoded by the coding sequence ATGAGTGAGACCACAACCCTTTCGATCAGTGCGCTGCACGAGTGCGTCGAGACGATCTTCCGCAAGGCGGGGCTCAACAGCGTTCAGGCCGGGGCGCTTGCTCGCGTAATCGTCGCCGGCGAGCGCGACGCCTGCAAATCGCACGGTATCTATCGCATCGAAGGGGCCCTGCGGACGGTGAAGGCGGGCAAGGTGAAACCGGAAGCCGTGCCGGAACTCGAACTGCGGGAGGGCTCGGCGATCGTCAAGGCGAACGCCAGGGGCGGATTTGCCAATCCGGCCTTCGAGCTCGGTCTGCCGGCCCTGGCCGCACGCGCCCGGGCGCTCGGCCTCGCCGCACTCGTCATCAATGATTGCACGCATTTCTCCGCGCTTTGGCCTGAAGTCGAAGCACTGACGGGAGAGGGGCTCGCCGGTCTCGTCATGTGCCCGAGCTATTCGACCGTGGCGCCCACCGGCGGCAACAAGCCGCTCATCGGCACCAATCCCTTCGCCTTCGGCTGGCCGCGCGAAGGCAAGCCGCCTTACGTCTTCGACTTCGCGACCTCAGTAGCAGCGCGCGGCGAGATCGAGTTGCACCGGCGGGCGGGACAACCCTTGCCGGAGGGTTGGGCGATCGATGCGGAAGGCAGGGCTACGACCGATCCTGAAGCCGCGCTGGCCGGGGCCATGTTGCCGTTCGGCGGCCACAAGGGCTCGGCGATCGGAACGATGATCGAGCTTCTCGCGGGCATCATGATCGGCGACCTCACGAGTCCCGAAGTGCTTGATTACCTCGGCACGACCACCTTGGCGCCGTTCCACGGCGAACTCATCATCGCCTTCTCGCCGGAGGCCTTTGCGGCCGGACGACCGGGCAATCCCTTTGCCCGCGCGGAGGTTCTGTTCGACGCGATCGTCGGCCAGGGGGCCCGCCTTCCCTCGCAGCGGCGCTTCGTGGCGCGCGCCAGGTCCGAGGCAGAGGGTGTCGTCCTGACACAGGCCGAGATCGACCAGCTCGACCGGCTCCTCGCCCTTGGCTTGGACGCCGTCGCATAA